The proteins below come from a single Carassius carassius chromosome 11, fCarCar2.1, whole genome shotgun sequence genomic window:
- the LOC132152844 gene encoding AF4/FMR2 family member 3-like isoform X2, with protein sequence MTQSWPYQQPPGEGGTQHFLYSNTKEGKQPNSRHRHVRDGVSMRMPSRPLVAPHKSMLADDLKLSSDEDDKDEGSEQTTSWADNDRLSGQQQHRTRIHVGRVRHSSSGSSGSDPSSEWESSSQRSHSPSPGTHNRCGTSPQQRTLNCSTETESPPSTQWQLDRWLEKVHKNHPSSDHDPGGGQRQSAKSDCGRGPSPGRYWSRDSESRRDYSPCESPVPSPKFDYSPRNSPDPSPEYSPCPSPGISLVPSPVPSVCPSPGDSLQGNRSPSPLPLHPPRSPSPSLPSTAVPSQGTYPQVQPPQKESVRHIARPNVTSNPAHRPKVRPWVPLDHSVDQTKEFRPKDSRSRDSRSKDSRPGPPQQPNHSKHSSTEKSHKDLTHKFEAKNSETTCKQRFNSPSNPISKHSSKQRPSVSPKPQARHSSTTDHSIEHNHRSNEPTGVSIHNSHPKSGHSSHFNTLKISERGPSSKSRDSSRSEVNSRSSHSLKTKSFPDTKQSSSKQTSQQSSSPKPKVKLGDAPVPRTGPSQKDPKPKERERELDNRGKAKGATLVQTSKEQRQRLAEEQVIRRRWVLSSEEEEDEEDRRTEEGERERKRRRRREQEVEWKSVQPKQRPHTNSQHHTQKQYNGLNLEEQRRKKRRWSNEDISSGPYVTDTRLSPPLSPPSPTPVIKPTHPSSYSSSSSSSSSSSSSSSESDSESSPPRNVAKVPADSTSNQKTVSKRRHDKQTSGTGAHPHGSSLSTPETDKQGRGRHKLYTLVPFGRSEKSPNVAHRGLRKLVVRIDLSLLGRLPSADEITERQSSSSALSLGKAREKTSMKDLHHLDQLPENGRSKRKAENGDAQRENKRNQSRADKLPVSVHNETEETFNKQNGCQEDYFYSKRPVSPLSPPSGILELAKTSVKTQHAEKYHTPPEKDKDSTAQKTQDQKTQPKVEVECVRVSGHLQSLSGSLVPPSNLPLHYRGTVPISDVSHHAEYYLHEAKRLKHRADAMVDKLGKAVNYVDAALSFMECGKAMEEGPLESKSPYTMYAETVELIRYAMRLKSHAGPGASQEDKQLAVLCFRCLALLYWQMFRLKKDNALKYSKVLLDYFKSSPKGPHKPTWNDAGKGTVPPASICSVNIMGSHTGSSQSSVISIPHRIHQMAANHLNITNSVLYSYEYWEVADTLARENKEFFNYLNTLTGPLTLHSSMAHIVQYTRQGLQWIRISANLS encoded by the exons ATGACCCAGTCCTGGCCTTACCAGCAGCCCCCAGGGGAAGGGGGCACTCAGCATTTCCTGTACTCAAACACAAAG GAGGGAAAACAGCCCAATTCACGACACAGACATG TGAGGGATGGTGTCTCTATGAGGATGCCCTCACGTCCACTCGTGGCCCCTCATAAATC CATGCTCGCTGATGACCTGAAGCTCAGCAGTGACGAAGATGACAAGGACGAG GGAAGTGAGCAAACAACTTCTTGGGCTGATAATGACCG CTTGTCAGGCCAGCAGCAGCACCGCACACGCATACATGTCGGAAGAGTGAGACATTCTAGCTCAGGGTCTTCAGGCTCAGACCCTTCCAGCGAGTGGGAAAGCAGCAGTCAGCGGTCACATAGCCCGAGCCCAGGGACACACAACCGGTGCGGGACATCGCCCCAACAGCGGACCCTAAACTGCAGTACAGAG ACGGAAAGTCCACCATCCACACAGTGGCAGCTGGACAGGTGGCTTGAGAAAGTCCATAAAAATCATCCGTCATCTGACCACGACCCAGGTGGAGGACAGCGACAAAGTGCAAAATCTGACTGTGGCCGGGGACCATCACCTGGAAGATACTGGAGCAGAGATTCTGAGTCCAGACGGGATTACAGTCCATGTGAAAGTCCGGTCCCAAGTCCAAAATTTGACTACAGCCCCAGAAACAGTCCTGATCCCAGCCCAGAATACAGTCCATGCCCCAGTCCAGGAATTAGCCTTGTGCCGAGCCCAGTGCCAAGTGTGTGTCCAAGTCCAGGAGACAGCCTCCAAGGGAATCGAAGTCCCAGCCCTTTACCTTTACACCCTCCCAGAAGCCCCAGTCCAAGCCTTCCATCCACCGCAGTACCTAGCCAAGGTACATATCCTCAGGTACAGCCACCTCAAAAAGAAAGTGTCAGGCATATTGCAAGGCCAAACGTTACCTCTAATCCAGCACATCGTCCCAAAGTAAGGCCATGGGTGCCTCTAGACCATAGTGTCGACCAGACAAAGGAGTTTAGACCCAAAGACTCTAGATCCAGAGACTCTCGTTCCAAAGACTCCAGACCTGGTCCTCCCCAACAACccaatcattccaaacacagctcAACAGAAAAGTCACACAAAGATCTCACACACAAGTTTGAAGCCAAAAACTCTGAAACCACATGCAAGCAAAGGTTTAACTCACCTTCAAATCCTATTTCAAAGCATTCGTCAAAGCAAAGACCAAGCGTTAGCCCAAAACCACAAGCCAGGCACTCATCTACAACTGACCATAGTATTGAACATAATCACAGAAGCAATGAACCTACAGGGGTGTCAATCCACAATTCACACCCCAAATCAGGCCATTCATCTCATTTTAATACTCTAAAGATTTCTGAACGTGGTCCCTCGTCAAAGTCCAGGGACTCATCCCGGAGCGAAGTCAACAGTCGATCTAGTCACAGCTTGAAGACTAAATCTTTCCCAGATACAAAGCAGTCCAGCTCTAAACAGACTTCCCAACAGAGTTCCAGCCCAAAGCCCAAGGTCAAACTAGGGGATGCCCCAGTGCCCAGAACcgggccttcccaaaaagacccgAAGccaaaagagagagagcgagagttgGACAACCGAGGTAAGGCCAAGGGAGCAACCCTGGTGCAGACCAGCAAGGAGCAGAGACAAAGACTGGCGGAGGAGCAAGTTATAAGGCGTCGCTGGGTTCTGAGTTCTGAGGAAGAGGAAGACGAGGAAGATAGGAGAACTGAGGAAGGGGAAAGAGAGAGgaagcggaggaggaggagggagcaGGAAGTTGAATGGAAGTCAGTGCAGCCCAAGCAAAGACCTCACACCAACAGCCAGCATCACACTCAAAAGCAATACAATGGACTTAACCTTGAAGagcagaggaggaagaagagaagGTGGAGCAATGAGGACATTTCCTCAGGTCCTTATGTGACAGACACTAGACTTTCTCCTCCACTTTCTCCACCTTCCCCTACTCCTGTCATCAAGCCCACTCATCCGTCATCTtactcatcctcatcctcctcatcatcatcgtccTCATCATCTTCCTCCGAATCAGACTCTGAGTCCAGTCCACCCCGGAATGTTGCCAAAGTCCCTGCAGATTCAACATCAAACCAAAAAACTGTGTCAAAAAGGAGACATGACAAACAGACTTCTGGCACTGGTGCTCACCCCCACGGGTCAAGCTTAAGCACCCCTGAGACAGATAAACAAGGTCGGGGCAGACACAAACTCTACACACTGGTGCCTTTCGGTCGATCTGAAAAGTCCCCCAATGTCGCACATCGAGGCCTGAGAAAACTTGTTGTGAGGATAGACCTCTCGCTTCTGGGTAGACTCCCTAGTGCAGATGAGATTACCGAGAGACAGTCCTCATCTTCAGCTTTGTCATTGGGAAAGGCAAGAGAAAAGACTTCAATGAAAGACCTGCACCACTTAGACCAACTGCCTGAAAATGGCAGAAGTAAAAGAAAA GCTGAAAATGGAGATGCTCAGAGAGAGAATAAAAGAAATCAATCACGTGCAGATAAACTACCAGTGTCAGTCCATAATGAGACTGAGGAAACCTTCAACAAGCAAAATGG ATGTCAGGAAGATTACTTTTATTCCAAGAGGCCAGTGTCCCCATTGTCTCCTCCATCTGGCATACTGGAGCTCGCAAAAACCTCAGTAAAAACTCAGCATGCTGAGAAGTACCACACACCTCCAGAAAAAGACAAAGATTCAACAGCACAGAAAACACAG GACCAGAAGACGCAGCCCAAGGTAGAGGTGGAGTGTGTCAGGGTGTCAGGACACCTACAGTCTCTCTCTGGATCGCTGGTTCCTCCCTCGAACCTTCCACTCCACTACAGAGGAACCGTACCTATCAGTGATGT CTCTCATCATGCTGAATACTACTTGCATGAGGCCAAGAGGTTGAAACATCGAGCAGATGCAATG GTGGATAAGTTAGGAAAAGCTGTGAATTATGTGGATGCTGCTTTGTCTTTCATGGAGTGTGGTAAAGCCATGGAAGAGGGACCGCTGGAGTCCAAGTCCCCCTACACCATGTATGCTGAAACTGTGGAGCTCATAAG ATATGCTATGAGACTTAAGAGTCACGCCGGACCTGGAGCCAGCCAGGAAGACAAACAGCTAGCTGTACTATG TTTCCGCTGTCTTGCTCTTCTTTATTGGCAAATGTTTCGACTTAAAAAGGATAACGCTCTAAAATACTCCAAAGTCCTGCTGGACTACTTCAAA AGTTCTCCAAAAGGACCTCACAAACCTACTTGGAACGATGCTGGAAA GGGAACTGTACCTCCTGCCTCCATTTGCTCCGTCAATATAATGGGGTCTCACACAGGCAGCTCACAGAGCAGTGTCATCAGCATTCCCCATCGTAtccaccagatggcagcaaatcaCCTCAACATCACCAACAGTGTCCTGTACAGTTATGAGTACTGGGAGGTTGCTGATACCCTGGCAAGAGAAAATAAGG AATTTTTCAACTATCTGAACACACTGACTGGGCCCTTGACTCTGCATAGCAGCATGGCCCATATCGTCCAGTACACCAGGCAAGGGCTGCAGTGGATCCGGATCAGTGCTAATCTATCATAA
- the LOC132152844 gene encoding AF4/FMR2 family member 3-like isoform X1 has protein sequence MPTIYGSKGKLARVCFMLQHASQDMTQSWPYQQPPGEGGTQHFLYSNTKEGKQPNSRHRHVRDGVSMRMPSRPLVAPHKSMLADDLKLSSDEDDKDEGSEQTTSWADNDRLSGQQQHRTRIHVGRVRHSSSGSSGSDPSSEWESSSQRSHSPSPGTHNRCGTSPQQRTLNCSTETESPPSTQWQLDRWLEKVHKNHPSSDHDPGGGQRQSAKSDCGRGPSPGRYWSRDSESRRDYSPCESPVPSPKFDYSPRNSPDPSPEYSPCPSPGISLVPSPVPSVCPSPGDSLQGNRSPSPLPLHPPRSPSPSLPSTAVPSQGTYPQVQPPQKESVRHIARPNVTSNPAHRPKVRPWVPLDHSVDQTKEFRPKDSRSRDSRSKDSRPGPPQQPNHSKHSSTEKSHKDLTHKFEAKNSETTCKQRFNSPSNPISKHSSKQRPSVSPKPQARHSSTTDHSIEHNHRSNEPTGVSIHNSHPKSGHSSHFNTLKISERGPSSKSRDSSRSEVNSRSSHSLKTKSFPDTKQSSSKQTSQQSSSPKPKVKLGDAPVPRTGPSQKDPKPKERERELDNRGKAKGATLVQTSKEQRQRLAEEQVIRRRWVLSSEEEEDEEDRRTEEGERERKRRRRREQEVEWKSVQPKQRPHTNSQHHTQKQYNGLNLEEQRRKKRRWSNEDISSGPYVTDTRLSPPLSPPSPTPVIKPTHPSSYSSSSSSSSSSSSSSSESDSESSPPRNVAKVPADSTSNQKTVSKRRHDKQTSGTGAHPHGSSLSTPETDKQGRGRHKLYTLVPFGRSEKSPNVAHRGLRKLVVRIDLSLLGRLPSADEITERQSSSSALSLGKAREKTSMKDLHHLDQLPENGRSKRKAENGDAQRENKRNQSRADKLPVSVHNETEETFNKQNGCQEDYFYSKRPVSPLSPPSGILELAKTSVKTQHAEKYHTPPEKDKDSTAQKTQDQKTQPKVEVECVRVSGHLQSLSGSLVPPSNLPLHYRGTVPISDVSHHAEYYLHEAKRLKHRADAMVDKLGKAVNYVDAALSFMECGKAMEEGPLESKSPYTMYAETVELIRYAMRLKSHAGPGASQEDKQLAVLCFRCLALLYWQMFRLKKDNALKYSKVLLDYFKSSPKGPHKPTWNDAGKGTVPPASICSVNIMGSHTGSSQSSVISIPHRIHQMAANHLNITNSVLYSYEYWEVADTLARENKEFFNYLNTLTGPLTLHSSMAHIVQYTRQGLQWIRISANLS, from the exons ATGCCTACTATTTATGGAAGTAAGGGAAAACTTGCAAGGGTTTGTTTCATGCTTCAGCACGCGTCCCAG GACATGACCCAGTCCTGGCCTTACCAGCAGCCCCCAGGGGAAGGGGGCACTCAGCATTTCCTGTACTCAAACACAAAG GAGGGAAAACAGCCCAATTCACGACACAGACATG TGAGGGATGGTGTCTCTATGAGGATGCCCTCACGTCCACTCGTGGCCCCTCATAAATC CATGCTCGCTGATGACCTGAAGCTCAGCAGTGACGAAGATGACAAGGACGAG GGAAGTGAGCAAACAACTTCTTGGGCTGATAATGACCG CTTGTCAGGCCAGCAGCAGCACCGCACACGCATACATGTCGGAAGAGTGAGACATTCTAGCTCAGGGTCTTCAGGCTCAGACCCTTCCAGCGAGTGGGAAAGCAGCAGTCAGCGGTCACATAGCCCGAGCCCAGGGACACACAACCGGTGCGGGACATCGCCCCAACAGCGGACCCTAAACTGCAGTACAGAG ACGGAAAGTCCACCATCCACACAGTGGCAGCTGGACAGGTGGCTTGAGAAAGTCCATAAAAATCATCCGTCATCTGACCACGACCCAGGTGGAGGACAGCGACAAAGTGCAAAATCTGACTGTGGCCGGGGACCATCACCTGGAAGATACTGGAGCAGAGATTCTGAGTCCAGACGGGATTACAGTCCATGTGAAAGTCCGGTCCCAAGTCCAAAATTTGACTACAGCCCCAGAAACAGTCCTGATCCCAGCCCAGAATACAGTCCATGCCCCAGTCCAGGAATTAGCCTTGTGCCGAGCCCAGTGCCAAGTGTGTGTCCAAGTCCAGGAGACAGCCTCCAAGGGAATCGAAGTCCCAGCCCTTTACCTTTACACCCTCCCAGAAGCCCCAGTCCAAGCCTTCCATCCACCGCAGTACCTAGCCAAGGTACATATCCTCAGGTACAGCCACCTCAAAAAGAAAGTGTCAGGCATATTGCAAGGCCAAACGTTACCTCTAATCCAGCACATCGTCCCAAAGTAAGGCCATGGGTGCCTCTAGACCATAGTGTCGACCAGACAAAGGAGTTTAGACCCAAAGACTCTAGATCCAGAGACTCTCGTTCCAAAGACTCCAGACCTGGTCCTCCCCAACAACccaatcattccaaacacagctcAACAGAAAAGTCACACAAAGATCTCACACACAAGTTTGAAGCCAAAAACTCTGAAACCACATGCAAGCAAAGGTTTAACTCACCTTCAAATCCTATTTCAAAGCATTCGTCAAAGCAAAGACCAAGCGTTAGCCCAAAACCACAAGCCAGGCACTCATCTACAACTGACCATAGTATTGAACATAATCACAGAAGCAATGAACCTACAGGGGTGTCAATCCACAATTCACACCCCAAATCAGGCCATTCATCTCATTTTAATACTCTAAAGATTTCTGAACGTGGTCCCTCGTCAAAGTCCAGGGACTCATCCCGGAGCGAAGTCAACAGTCGATCTAGTCACAGCTTGAAGACTAAATCTTTCCCAGATACAAAGCAGTCCAGCTCTAAACAGACTTCCCAACAGAGTTCCAGCCCAAAGCCCAAGGTCAAACTAGGGGATGCCCCAGTGCCCAGAACcgggccttcccaaaaagacccgAAGccaaaagagagagagcgagagttgGACAACCGAGGTAAGGCCAAGGGAGCAACCCTGGTGCAGACCAGCAAGGAGCAGAGACAAAGACTGGCGGAGGAGCAAGTTATAAGGCGTCGCTGGGTTCTGAGTTCTGAGGAAGAGGAAGACGAGGAAGATAGGAGAACTGAGGAAGGGGAAAGAGAGAGgaagcggaggaggaggagggagcaGGAAGTTGAATGGAAGTCAGTGCAGCCCAAGCAAAGACCTCACACCAACAGCCAGCATCACACTCAAAAGCAATACAATGGACTTAACCTTGAAGagcagaggaggaagaagagaagGTGGAGCAATGAGGACATTTCCTCAGGTCCTTATGTGACAGACACTAGACTTTCTCCTCCACTTTCTCCACCTTCCCCTACTCCTGTCATCAAGCCCACTCATCCGTCATCTtactcatcctcatcctcctcatcatcatcgtccTCATCATCTTCCTCCGAATCAGACTCTGAGTCCAGTCCACCCCGGAATGTTGCCAAAGTCCCTGCAGATTCAACATCAAACCAAAAAACTGTGTCAAAAAGGAGACATGACAAACAGACTTCTGGCACTGGTGCTCACCCCCACGGGTCAAGCTTAAGCACCCCTGAGACAGATAAACAAGGTCGGGGCAGACACAAACTCTACACACTGGTGCCTTTCGGTCGATCTGAAAAGTCCCCCAATGTCGCACATCGAGGCCTGAGAAAACTTGTTGTGAGGATAGACCTCTCGCTTCTGGGTAGACTCCCTAGTGCAGATGAGATTACCGAGAGACAGTCCTCATCTTCAGCTTTGTCATTGGGAAAGGCAAGAGAAAAGACTTCAATGAAAGACCTGCACCACTTAGACCAACTGCCTGAAAATGGCAGAAGTAAAAGAAAA GCTGAAAATGGAGATGCTCAGAGAGAGAATAAAAGAAATCAATCACGTGCAGATAAACTACCAGTGTCAGTCCATAATGAGACTGAGGAAACCTTCAACAAGCAAAATGG ATGTCAGGAAGATTACTTTTATTCCAAGAGGCCAGTGTCCCCATTGTCTCCTCCATCTGGCATACTGGAGCTCGCAAAAACCTCAGTAAAAACTCAGCATGCTGAGAAGTACCACACACCTCCAGAAAAAGACAAAGATTCAACAGCACAGAAAACACAG GACCAGAAGACGCAGCCCAAGGTAGAGGTGGAGTGTGTCAGGGTGTCAGGACACCTACAGTCTCTCTCTGGATCGCTGGTTCCTCCCTCGAACCTTCCACTCCACTACAGAGGAACCGTACCTATCAGTGATGT CTCTCATCATGCTGAATACTACTTGCATGAGGCCAAGAGGTTGAAACATCGAGCAGATGCAATG GTGGATAAGTTAGGAAAAGCTGTGAATTATGTGGATGCTGCTTTGTCTTTCATGGAGTGTGGTAAAGCCATGGAAGAGGGACCGCTGGAGTCCAAGTCCCCCTACACCATGTATGCTGAAACTGTGGAGCTCATAAG ATATGCTATGAGACTTAAGAGTCACGCCGGACCTGGAGCCAGCCAGGAAGACAAACAGCTAGCTGTACTATG TTTCCGCTGTCTTGCTCTTCTTTATTGGCAAATGTTTCGACTTAAAAAGGATAACGCTCTAAAATACTCCAAAGTCCTGCTGGACTACTTCAAA AGTTCTCCAAAAGGACCTCACAAACCTACTTGGAACGATGCTGGAAA GGGAACTGTACCTCCTGCCTCCATTTGCTCCGTCAATATAATGGGGTCTCACACAGGCAGCTCACAGAGCAGTGTCATCAGCATTCCCCATCGTAtccaccagatggcagcaaatcaCCTCAACATCACCAACAGTGTCCTGTACAGTTATGAGTACTGGGAGGTTGCTGATACCCTGGCAAGAGAAAATAAGG AATTTTTCAACTATCTGAACACACTGACTGGGCCCTTGACTCTGCATAGCAGCATGGCCCATATCGTCCAGTACACCAGGCAAGGGCTGCAGTGGATCCGGATCAGTGCTAATCTATCATAA
- the LOC132152844 gene encoding AF4/FMR2 family member 3-like isoform X3, translated as MPTIYGSKGKLARVCFMLQHASQDMTQSWPYQQPPGEGGTQHFLYSNTKEGKQPNSRHRHVRDGVSMRMPSRPLVAPHKSMLADDLKLSSDEDDKDEGSEQTTSWADNDRLSGQQQHRTRIHVGRVRHSSSGSSGSDPSSEWESSSQRSHSPSPGTHNRCGTSPQQRTLNCSTETESPPSTQWQLDRWLEKVHKNHPSSDHDPGGGQRQSAKSDCGRGPSPGRYWSRDSESRRDYSPCESPVPSPKFDYSPRNSPDPSPEYSPCPSPGISLVPSPVPSVCPSPGDSLQGNRSPSPLPLHPPRSPSPSLPSTAVPSQGTYPQVQPPQKESVRHIARPNVTSNPAHRPKVRPWVPLDHSVDQTKEFRPKDSRSRDSRSKDSRPGPPQQPNHSKHSSTEKSHKDLTHKFEAKNSETTCKQRFNSPSNPISKHSSKQRPSVSPKPQARHSSTTDHSIEHNHRSNEPTGVSIHNSHPKSGHSSHFNTLKISERGPSSKSRDSSRSEVNSRSSHSLKTKSFPDTKQSSSKQTSQQSSSPKPKVKLGDAPVPRTGPSQKDPKPKERERELDNRGKAKGATLVQTSKEQRQRLAEEQVIRRRWVLSSEEEEDEEDRRTEEGERERKRRRRREQEVEWKSVQPKQRPHTNSQHHTQKQYNGLNLEEQRRKKRRWSNEDISSGPYVTDTRLSPPLSPPSPTPVIKPTHPSSYSSSSSSSSSSSSSSSESDSESSPPRNVAKVPADSTSNQKTVSKRRHDKQTSGTGAHPHGSSLSTPETDKQGRGRHKLYTLVPFGRSEKSPNVAHRGLRKLVVRIDLSLLGRLPSADEITERQSSSSALSLGKAREKTSMKDLHHLDQLPENGRSKRKAENGDAQRENKRNQSRADKLPVSVHNETEETFNKQNGCQEDYFYSKRPVSPLSPPSGILELAKTSVKTQHAEKYHTPPEKDKDSTAQKTQDQKTQPKVEVECVRVSGHLQSLSGSLVPPSNLPLHYRGTVPISDVSHHAEYYLHEAKRLKHRADAMVDKLGKAVNYVDAALSFMECGKAMEEGPLESKSPYTMYAETVELIRYAMRLKSHAGPGASQEDKQLAVL; from the exons ATGCCTACTATTTATGGAAGTAAGGGAAAACTTGCAAGGGTTTGTTTCATGCTTCAGCACGCGTCCCAG GACATGACCCAGTCCTGGCCTTACCAGCAGCCCCCAGGGGAAGGGGGCACTCAGCATTTCCTGTACTCAAACACAAAG GAGGGAAAACAGCCCAATTCACGACACAGACATG TGAGGGATGGTGTCTCTATGAGGATGCCCTCACGTCCACTCGTGGCCCCTCATAAATC CATGCTCGCTGATGACCTGAAGCTCAGCAGTGACGAAGATGACAAGGACGAG GGAAGTGAGCAAACAACTTCTTGGGCTGATAATGACCG CTTGTCAGGCCAGCAGCAGCACCGCACACGCATACATGTCGGAAGAGTGAGACATTCTAGCTCAGGGTCTTCAGGCTCAGACCCTTCCAGCGAGTGGGAAAGCAGCAGTCAGCGGTCACATAGCCCGAGCCCAGGGACACACAACCGGTGCGGGACATCGCCCCAACAGCGGACCCTAAACTGCAGTACAGAG ACGGAAAGTCCACCATCCACACAGTGGCAGCTGGACAGGTGGCTTGAGAAAGTCCATAAAAATCATCCGTCATCTGACCACGACCCAGGTGGAGGACAGCGACAAAGTGCAAAATCTGACTGTGGCCGGGGACCATCACCTGGAAGATACTGGAGCAGAGATTCTGAGTCCAGACGGGATTACAGTCCATGTGAAAGTCCGGTCCCAAGTCCAAAATTTGACTACAGCCCCAGAAACAGTCCTGATCCCAGCCCAGAATACAGTCCATGCCCCAGTCCAGGAATTAGCCTTGTGCCGAGCCCAGTGCCAAGTGTGTGTCCAAGTCCAGGAGACAGCCTCCAAGGGAATCGAAGTCCCAGCCCTTTACCTTTACACCCTCCCAGAAGCCCCAGTCCAAGCCTTCCATCCACCGCAGTACCTAGCCAAGGTACATATCCTCAGGTACAGCCACCTCAAAAAGAAAGTGTCAGGCATATTGCAAGGCCAAACGTTACCTCTAATCCAGCACATCGTCCCAAAGTAAGGCCATGGGTGCCTCTAGACCATAGTGTCGACCAGACAAAGGAGTTTAGACCCAAAGACTCTAGATCCAGAGACTCTCGTTCCAAAGACTCCAGACCTGGTCCTCCCCAACAACccaatcattccaaacacagctcAACAGAAAAGTCACACAAAGATCTCACACACAAGTTTGAAGCCAAAAACTCTGAAACCACATGCAAGCAAAGGTTTAACTCACCTTCAAATCCTATTTCAAAGCATTCGTCAAAGCAAAGACCAAGCGTTAGCCCAAAACCACAAGCCAGGCACTCATCTACAACTGACCATAGTATTGAACATAATCACAGAAGCAATGAACCTACAGGGGTGTCAATCCACAATTCACACCCCAAATCAGGCCATTCATCTCATTTTAATACTCTAAAGATTTCTGAACGTGGTCCCTCGTCAAAGTCCAGGGACTCATCCCGGAGCGAAGTCAACAGTCGATCTAGTCACAGCTTGAAGACTAAATCTTTCCCAGATACAAAGCAGTCCAGCTCTAAACAGACTTCCCAACAGAGTTCCAGCCCAAAGCCCAAGGTCAAACTAGGGGATGCCCCAGTGCCCAGAACcgggccttcccaaaaagacccgAAGccaaaagagagagagcgagagttgGACAACCGAGGTAAGGCCAAGGGAGCAACCCTGGTGCAGACCAGCAAGGAGCAGAGACAAAGACTGGCGGAGGAGCAAGTTATAAGGCGTCGCTGGGTTCTGAGTTCTGAGGAAGAGGAAGACGAGGAAGATAGGAGAACTGAGGAAGGGGAAAGAGAGAGgaagcggaggaggaggagggagcaGGAAGTTGAATGGAAGTCAGTGCAGCCCAAGCAAAGACCTCACACCAACAGCCAGCATCACACTCAAAAGCAATACAATGGACTTAACCTTGAAGagcagaggaggaagaagagaagGTGGAGCAATGAGGACATTTCCTCAGGTCCTTATGTGACAGACACTAGACTTTCTCCTCCACTTTCTCCACCTTCCCCTACTCCTGTCATCAAGCCCACTCATCCGTCATCTtactcatcctcatcctcctcatcatcatcgtccTCATCATCTTCCTCCGAATCAGACTCTGAGTCCAGTCCACCCCGGAATGTTGCCAAAGTCCCTGCAGATTCAACATCAAACCAAAAAACTGTGTCAAAAAGGAGACATGACAAACAGACTTCTGGCACTGGTGCTCACCCCCACGGGTCAAGCTTAAGCACCCCTGAGACAGATAAACAAGGTCGGGGCAGACACAAACTCTACACACTGGTGCCTTTCGGTCGATCTGAAAAGTCCCCCAATGTCGCACATCGAGGCCTGAGAAAACTTGTTGTGAGGATAGACCTCTCGCTTCTGGGTAGACTCCCTAGTGCAGATGAGATTACCGAGAGACAGTCCTCATCTTCAGCTTTGTCATTGGGAAAGGCAAGAGAAAAGACTTCAATGAAAGACCTGCACCACTTAGACCAACTGCCTGAAAATGGCAGAAGTAAAAGAAAA GCTGAAAATGGAGATGCTCAGAGAGAGAATAAAAGAAATCAATCACGTGCAGATAAACTACCAGTGTCAGTCCATAATGAGACTGAGGAAACCTTCAACAAGCAAAATGG ATGTCAGGAAGATTACTTTTATTCCAAGAGGCCAGTGTCCCCATTGTCTCCTCCATCTGGCATACTGGAGCTCGCAAAAACCTCAGTAAAAACTCAGCATGCTGAGAAGTACCACACACCTCCAGAAAAAGACAAAGATTCAACAGCACAGAAAACACAG GACCAGAAGACGCAGCCCAAGGTAGAGGTGGAGTGTGTCAGGGTGTCAGGACACCTACAGTCTCTCTCTGGATCGCTGGTTCCTCCCTCGAACCTTCCACTCCACTACAGAGGAACCGTACCTATCAGTGATGT CTCTCATCATGCTGAATACTACTTGCATGAGGCCAAGAGGTTGAAACATCGAGCAGATGCAATG GTGGATAAGTTAGGAAAAGCTGTGAATTATGTGGATGCTGCTTTGTCTTTCATGGAGTGTGGTAAAGCCATGGAAGAGGGACCGCTGGAGTCCAAGTCCCCCTACACCATGTATGCTGAAACTGTGGAGCTCATAAG ATATGCTATGAGACTTAAGAGTCACGCCGGACCTGGAGCCAGCCAGGAAGACAAACAGCTAGCTGTACTATG A